One genomic segment of Methanomassiliicoccales archaeon includes these proteins:
- a CDS encoding archaellin/type IV pilin N-terminal domain-containing protein: MHKKMWMKKDKRGEIGIGTMIVFIAMVLVAAVAASVLISTANQVREQAQSTGDQAINNVASGFVVQDVVAQVNQTTGNTIDNLTVYMRLSAGSPPINLDNVVITLVCGDLNMFLAYGDTASDSTYSAVRKVNIANLAWTAGSHVVGQGDMIQITITASDHSLGIGYNTYGELKIMPAYGQVTLISFQTGESFGNEYVSLK; this comes from the coding sequence ATGCACAAGAAAATGTGGATGAAGAAGGACAAGAGAGGTGAGATCGGCATCGGGACGATGATCGTCTTCATCGCCATGGTGCTGGTTGCCGCCGTAGCCGCGTCCGTCTTGATCAGCACTGCCAACCAGGTAAGGGAGCAAGCTCAGTCCACTGGTGACCAGGCTATTAACAACGTCGCTTCAGGATTCGTGGTTCAGGACGTTGTGGCACAAGTTAACCAGACAACAGGCAATACCATCGATAATCTAACAGTTTACATGCGACTTTCCGCTGGATCCCCGCCAATAAATCTGGACAATGTGGTCATCACACTGGTATGTGGTGACTTGAACATGTTCTTGGCTTATGGCGATACAGCGAGCGACAGCACATACAGCGCGGTGAGAAAGGTCAACATAGCGAACCTAGCCTGGACTGCTGGCAGTCATGTGGTTGGTCAGGGCGACATGATCCAGATAACCATAACCGCATCCGATCACTCTTTGGGAATAGGGTACAACACCTATGGTGAGCTGAAGATAATGCCCGCCTACGGTCAGGTCACCCTGATAAGCTTCCAGACTGGAGAGAGCTTTGGAAACGAGTATGTTAGCTTGAAGTGA